In the genome of Neoarius graeffei isolate fNeoGra1 chromosome 27, fNeoGra1.pri, whole genome shotgun sequence, one region contains:
- the LOC132875111 gene encoding uncharacterized protein LOC132875111: MRIFQLHVYLLVCCGAAEGFIEKSVNLGQNVTLKCEVSINYVFWFLMKPSEPPVNILRSYSSLSLWAEYSNTTFSKTFSLQYNSSLFIHNISMNELGVYYCIQTGSSPNISSGIRLYIQNHSAENQGCKIEQRQNQSVSTPGETWKTFVPILIISVIMNLALAVTVTVFTVRHCRRSPKAPAQAPDPGLQLCQDASLVYAQVQHVPTKGRIRTTELNSTYALLQPAKP; encoded by the exons ATGAGGATCTTTCAGCTTCACGTTT ATCTACTTGTGTGCTGTGGAGCTGCAGAAGGTTTCATCGAGAAGTCGGTGAATTTGGGACAAAATGTGACTCTAAAGTGTGAGGTGTCTATAAATTATGTGTTCTGGTTCCTGATGAAGCCGTCAGAACCTCCAGTTAATATATTACGCTCTTACTCAAGCCTGTCCTTGTGGGCAGAATACAGTAACACGACCTTCAGCAAGACTTTCTCACTGCAATATAACAGCAGTTTATTTATTCACAATATCAGTATGAATGAATTAGGAGTGTATTATTGTATTCAAACTGGTTCATCTCCCAACATCAGCAGTGGAATCAGACTTTACATCCAGAATCACTCAGCTG AGAATCAGGGGTGTAAAATTGAGCAGAGGCAGAATCAGTCAGTCAGTACACCTGGAGAAACCTGGAAAACCTTCGTTCCCATTCTCATCATATCAGTAATAATGAACCTGGCTCTGGCTGTTACAGTTACAG TTTTTACAGTTCGTCACTGCAGAAGATCTCCAAAAGCTCCAGCACAAGCTCCAGATCCTGGTTTACAACTGTGTCAGGACGCCAGCCTTGTG TATGCTCAGGTGCAGCACGTACCGACGAAAGGACGCATCAGGACAACTGAACTCAACAGCACATACGCACTCCTGCAGCCTGCGAAACCGTGA